GATCAGAGCCTCGTCGGGCGCCAGTCGGCCCAGTGCGACGCGGGGGAGCGACGGCCGGGTGAAGAAGCCGTCGGTGAGCACGGCCGACGTGCCGTCCTCGATGAGGAGGCTGGCGACGCCGAGGAAGGTGACCCCGACCCCGTCGCTCGCCTGCGGGAGGCCGAACCGGGCGGCGTACCGGCCGAGGTCGGGGCGCCCGAGCCGCAGCCGCAGGCCGAGCGCCATCTCAGGCGCCCGGGACGATCCGGATGTCGCGCTCGGCGCCGTCGCCCAGGGCGGCCAGTGCCTCCTGGTAGGCCGGGGAGGCATGCGCCGCGCGCGCAGCCTCGACGGTGTCGAACTCGATGAGCACCGCGCGCTCCTCGAGGCCGGCCTCGTAGACCTGCTCGGGCAGGCCGC
This region of Nocardioides sp. L-11A genomic DNA includes:
- a CDS encoding DUF1330 domain-containing protein, whose protein sequence is MPAYWISSYRAVTDTERMAAYAALALPALTAAGGRFLARGLPEQVYEAGLEERAVLIEFDTVEAARAAHASPAYQEALAALGDGAERDIRIVPGA